From the genome of Chroicocephalus ridibundus chromosome 1, bChrRid1.1, whole genome shotgun sequence, one region includes:
- the LOC134512678 gene encoding neuronal acetylcholine receptor subunit alpha-10-like — translation MCNNNAPSVNQVLTSYLWVRQAWLDAHLAWDKDAYGGIDSIRIPSSYVWRPDIIILYNDADDGFGGSVETNVVLRSDGHITWDSPAITKSSCKVDVSYLPFDGQRCRLTFGSWTYNGNQIDLRNRLHTYYIATMTMITASTALTIFIMNVHHCGPGPRPVPPWARWLILHHMARLCCVYEVGESCKSPQRVLGRRAGREDAGGPGESPTEREVGAEAGGCPRDHCLCHHDGLLRNVGYVAGCIRHHQASQRRTGKWKKVAKVMDRFFMWVFFLMVFLMSVLVLGNAA, via the exons atgtgtaacaataatgcaccctca gtgaaccaggtcctcacctcctacctgtgggtccgtcaggcctggctggacgcCCACCTCGcgtgggacaaggacgcttacggcggcatcgacagcatccgcatccccagcagctacgtctggcggccggacatcatcatcctctacaacga cgccgacgacggctttggcggctcggtggagaccaacgtggtgctgcgctccgacgggcacatcacgtgggactcgcccgccatcaccaagagctcctgcaaggtggatgtctcctacttgcccttcgacgggcagcggtgccgcctcaccttcggctcctggacctacaacgggaaccagatcgacctccgcaaccggctgcacacc tactacatcgccaccatgaccatgatcacggcctccaccgcgctgaccatcttcatcatgaacgtccaccactgcggcccggggccccggcccgtgcccccctgggccaggtggctcatcctccaccacatggcccggctctgctgtgtctacgaggtgggcgagagctgcaagagcccccagcgggtgctgggcaggcgggcgggcagggaggacgctggggggccgggggagagccccacggagagagaggtgggtgccgaggcagggggctgtccccgggaccactgcctgtgccaccacgatggcctgctgaggaacgtgggctATGTCGCCGGCTGCAtccggcatcaccaagcctcccagcgccggaccggcaagtggaagaaggtggccaaggtgatggaccgcttcttcatgtgggtcttcttcctcatggtcttcctcatgagtgtgctggtcctgggcaatgctgcatga